One genomic segment of Arachis duranensis cultivar V14167 chromosome 4, aradu.V14167.gnm2.J7QH, whole genome shotgun sequence includes these proteins:
- the LOC110279873 gene encoding uncharacterized protein LOC110279873 yields the protein MRATRYPLAAAEPVTREVRPYHHQLKRDAMEREGVRGGWSPFMEFVPALSRRSVPTVNELSPSPTGTLAVIVLIRTAVEPEVKGGENVMEERKEGAVPFVTKPQPPSPLLGHYRRKSRLLELAGTAWSCFHSSWFCSSCAATLRDAGNDVMAVGTTA from the coding sequence ATGAGAGCGACGCGCTACCCGTTGGCCGCTGCTGAGCCCGTCACCCGTGAAGTTCGTCCTTATCACCACCAGTTGAAGAGAGATGCGATGGAGAGAGAGGGGGTCCGCGGAGGGTGGTCGCCGTTCATGGAATTCGTGCCAGCGCTGTCGCGGAGGAGCGTCCCTACCGTCAACGAGCTGTCGCCATCGCCGACCGGAACCCTCGCCGTCATTGTCCTCATCCGAACCGCCGTCGAGCCTGAAGTCAAAGGGGGAGAAAACGTGATGGAAGAGAGGAAGGAGGGGGCTGTTCCCTTCGTCACCAAGCCACAGCCGCCATCGCCACTGTTGGGTCATTACCGGAGAAAGTCACGGCTGCTGGAGCTCGCCGGAACTGCTTGGAGTTGCTTCCACTCCTCCTGGTTCTGTTCAAGCTGCGCCGCTACACTTCGGGACGCCGGAAACGACGTCATGGCTGTCGGGACCACCGCTTGA